The following proteins are co-located in the Nocardia bhagyanarayanae genome:
- a CDS encoding NAD-dependent succinate-semialdehyde dehydrogenase, whose translation MVSERELLQSVPTQLWIGGPVDAEGGATFPVHNPANGEVLIQVADASPGDAMRALDAAVAVQAEWAATPARERGEILRAVFEQITARAEEFALLMTLEMGKALPESRNEVRYGAEFFRWFSEEAVRVHGRYLHAPSGTGRIMVHKQPVGPCLAITPWNFPLAMGTRKIGPALAAGCTMIVKPASETPLTMLLLAKLCHEAGLPDGVLSVITTSRSSAVTGPLLEDPRLRKLTFTGSTEVGKKLVEQSAHGLLRTSMELGGNAPFVVFDDADVDAAVQGAMLAKLRNGGEACTAANRFHVQNGVLEEFTAKFAEAMTNSVTMGPGTDPETTLGPLINEDQLTTVSELVDDAVAAGARVRLGGKAPGGPGWFYPATILSDVPPQARILREEVFGPVAPIVGFETEDEGIAAANDTEFGLVAYVYTRTLDRALRVAEGLESGMVGVNRGVISDPAAPFGGVKASGFGREGGTEGIEEYLSTKYIALT comes from the coding sequence ATGGTGTCCGAACGCGAACTACTCCAATCCGTACCGACGCAGCTGTGGATCGGCGGACCGGTCGACGCCGAAGGTGGCGCTACCTTTCCGGTGCACAATCCCGCGAACGGGGAGGTGCTGATCCAAGTCGCCGACGCGAGCCCGGGCGACGCGATGCGCGCGCTCGACGCCGCGGTCGCCGTGCAGGCCGAATGGGCGGCGACCCCGGCCAGGGAGCGCGGCGAGATCCTGCGCGCGGTGTTCGAGCAGATCACCGCGCGAGCCGAGGAATTCGCGCTGCTGATGACCCTGGAGATGGGCAAGGCGCTGCCGGAGAGCCGCAACGAGGTGCGCTACGGCGCCGAGTTCTTCCGGTGGTTCAGCGAGGAGGCGGTGCGGGTGCACGGGCGCTACCTGCACGCGCCGTCGGGCACCGGCCGGATCATGGTGCACAAGCAGCCGGTCGGTCCCTGTCTCGCCATCACGCCGTGGAACTTCCCGCTGGCCATGGGCACCCGCAAGATCGGTCCCGCGCTGGCGGCGGGCTGCACGATGATCGTCAAGCCCGCCTCGGAAACGCCGCTGACGATGCTGCTGCTCGCCAAGCTGTGCCACGAGGCCGGACTGCCCGACGGGGTGCTCTCGGTCATCACCACCAGCCGTTCCAGCGCCGTGACCGGCCCGCTGCTGGAGGACCCGCGACTGCGCAAGCTCACCTTCACCGGGTCCACCGAGGTCGGCAAGAAGCTGGTCGAACAGTCCGCGCACGGCCTGCTGCGCACCTCGATGGAACTCGGCGGCAACGCGCCGTTCGTGGTGTTCGACGACGCCGACGTCGACGCGGCGGTACAGGGCGCGATGCTGGCGAAACTGCGCAACGGCGGCGAGGCGTGCACCGCGGCCAACCGGTTCCACGTGCAGAACGGCGTGCTCGAGGAGTTCACCGCCAAATTCGCCGAGGCGATGACGAACTCGGTCACCATGGGGCCGGGCACCGATCCCGAGACGACTCTCGGACCACTGATCAACGAGGACCAGCTGACCACCGTCAGCGAGCTCGTCGACGACGCGGTCGCGGCGGGCGCGCGGGTTCGCCTCGGCGGCAAGGCTCCCGGCGGACCCGGCTGGTTCTATCCGGCCACCATTCTCAGCGATGTCCCGCCGCAGGCCAGGATTCTGCGCGAGGAGGTGTTCGGTCCGGTCGCGCCGATCGTCGGCTTCGAGACCGAGGACGAGGGCATCGCCGCCGCCAACGACACCGAATTCGGCTTGGTCGCCTACGTCTACACCAGGACGCTGGATCGCGCGCTGCGGGTGGCCGAGGGCTTGGAGTCGGGCATGGTCGGCGTCAACCGGGGTGTCATCTCGGATCCGGCCGCGCCGTTCGGCGGCGTGAAGGCCTCCGGCTTCGGCCGCGAGGGCGGCACCGAGGGCATCGAGGAGTACCTGTCGACGAAATACATCGCGCTGACCTGA
- a CDS encoding chorismate mutase → MSIPATTTGSDAALPQSEAEIDKLRKEIDQLDAEILAAIKRRSEISRLIGRTRMASGGPRLVHSREMKVLERFSELGQEGHTLAMLLLRLGRGRLGH, encoded by the coding sequence ATGAGCATTCCTGCCACGACCACCGGGTCCGATGCGGCGCTGCCGCAGTCCGAGGCGGAGATCGACAAGCTCCGCAAGGAGATCGACCAGCTCGATGCCGAGATCCTCGCCGCCATCAAGCGACGCAGTGAGATCTCCCGGCTGATCGGACGGACTCGGATGGCCTCCGGTGGCCCGCGACTGGTGCACAGCCGCGAGATGAAGGTGCTCGAGCGATTCAGTGAACTCGGCCAGGAGGGGCACACCCTCGCCATGCTGCTGCTGCGTCTGGGGCGCGGCCGCCTCGGCCACTGA
- the pcrA gene encoding DNA helicase PcrA, whose amino-acid sequence MDITVAPQTQAGRNRHQDVNPAPQPEAHVGRAAGLSGAPGTGESPRSSAELRSPAEQAPVSLAEQAPASLAEQAQRRADEQAERRAERDRQRAEEAERLLDGLNPQQRAAVVHTGSPLLIVAGAGSGKTAVLTRRIAYLLAARGVTPGQILAITFTNKAAAEMRERVIGLVGPRANNMWVSTFHSSCVRILRMQSALLPGLNSNFSIYDADDSRRLLTMISRDFDIDTKKYSARLLATAISNLKNELIGPAQATADAESDDTELPGLVARVYTEYQRRLRAANALDFDDLIGETVALLQNHPQVAEYYRRRFRHVLVDEYQDTNHAQYVLVRELVGHHTGAERADEDAAPPSELCVVGDADQSIYAFRGATIRNIEEFERDFPDAETILLEQNYRSTQHILSAANAVISRNENRRDKRLWTDSGEGDLIVGYVADNEHDEASFVAREIDRLVDQGDANYSDVAVFYRTNNNSRALEEIFIRMGLPYKVVGGVRFYERKEVRDIVAYLRVLENPDDAVSLRRILNTPRRGIGDRAEACVAVHAEQRDIGFAAALRDAADGKVALLNTRAQRAIAGFLDLLEEIRAAGVQADADFPGVGNVVEAVLDRTGYRAELEASDDPQDGARLDNLNELVSVAREFSSEAYNNAVAAREEGLVPELGEGEPDPGSLAAFLERVSLVADTDQIPDEGSGVVTMMTLHTAKGLEFPVVFVTGWEDGQFPHMRALGDPTELAEERRLAYVGITRARQRLYLTRAVVRSGWGQPVSNPESRFLQEIPGHLMDWRRLEPAGSAATRGIRRRGDDDGLERDWTRGDGWSERPGVRPDRGPRRPAPGGATRNNTNLVLAVGDRVSDDKYGLGRVIAAEGFGPLATVTIDFGTAGKIRLIPQYSRTLVKL is encoded by the coding sequence ATGGATATCACGGTGGCTCCTCAGACGCAGGCCGGTCGGAACCGGCATCAGGACGTGAACCCAGCTCCGCAGCCGGAGGCCCACGTTGGCCGGGCGGCGGGGCTCTCCGGCGCGCCCGGTACGGGGGAGTCGCCGCGGTCCTCGGCGGAACTACGCTCGCCTGCGGAGCAGGCGCCGGTCTCTCTGGCCGAGCAAGCGCCGGCTTCGTTGGCCGAACAAGCACAGCGGCGCGCCGACGAGCAGGCCGAGCGACGCGCCGAGCGGGATCGGCAACGCGCCGAGGAAGCCGAACGGCTGCTCGACGGGCTCAATCCGCAGCAGCGGGCCGCGGTGGTGCACACCGGTTCGCCGCTGCTCATCGTCGCGGGCGCGGGTTCGGGCAAGACGGCCGTGCTGACCCGCCGCATCGCCTATCTGCTCGCCGCCCGCGGCGTGACGCCGGGCCAGATCCTGGCGATCACCTTCACCAACAAGGCTGCCGCGGAGATGCGGGAGCGGGTGATCGGCCTGGTCGGGCCGCGCGCGAACAACATGTGGGTTTCCACGTTCCACTCCAGTTGTGTGCGGATCCTGCGCATGCAGTCGGCGCTGCTGCCCGGCTTGAATTCCAATTTCTCGATCTACGACGCCGATGATTCCCGGCGGTTGCTGACAATGATCAGCCGCGACTTCGACATCGATACGAAGAAATACTCCGCGCGCCTCCTGGCGACCGCCATCTCGAATCTGAAGAACGAGCTGATCGGCCCGGCGCAGGCCACCGCGGACGCCGAATCGGACGACACCGAACTGCCCGGTCTGGTGGCCCGTGTCTACACCGAATACCAGCGGCGGCTGCGCGCGGCCAACGCGCTCGACTTCGACGACCTGATCGGCGAGACGGTCGCGCTGTTGCAGAACCACCCGCAGGTCGCGGAGTACTACCGCCGCCGCTTCCGGCACGTGCTCGTCGACGAGTACCAGGACACCAACCACGCGCAGTACGTGCTGGTGCGGGAACTGGTCGGCCATCACACCGGCGCGGAGCGGGCCGACGAGGACGCCGCGCCGCCGAGCGAACTGTGCGTCGTCGGCGACGCCGACCAATCCATCTACGCCTTCCGCGGCGCGACCATTCGCAACATCGAGGAATTCGAGCGCGATTTCCCGGACGCGGAGACCATTCTGCTCGAGCAGAACTACCGCTCCACCCAGCACATTCTGTCGGCGGCGAACGCGGTCATCTCGCGCAACGAGAACCGGCGCGACAAGCGACTGTGGACCGATTCCGGCGAGGGCGACCTGATCGTCGGCTACGTGGCCGACAACGAGCACGACGAGGCCTCGTTCGTCGCACGGGAAATCGACCGGCTGGTCGACCAGGGCGACGCCAACTACAGCGATGTCGCGGTGTTCTACCGCACCAACAACAATTCGCGTGCGCTGGAAGAGATCTTCATCCGGATGGGACTACCGTACAAGGTCGTCGGCGGTGTCCGGTTCTACGAGCGCAAGGAAGTCCGCGACATCGTCGCCTACCTGCGCGTGCTGGAGAATCCCGACGACGCGGTGAGCTTGCGCCGCATCCTGAACACCCCGCGCCGCGGCATCGGCGACCGCGCCGAGGCGTGCGTCGCGGTACACGCCGAACAGCGCGACATCGGGTTCGCCGCGGCACTGCGCGATGCCGCCGACGGCAAGGTCGCGCTGCTGAACACCCGCGCGCAGCGGGCGATCGCCGGCTTCCTCGATCTGCTCGAGGAGATCAGGGCGGCCGGTGTTCAGGCCGACGCGGACTTCCCGGGCGTGGGCAATGTGGTGGAGGCGGTGCTCGACCGCACTGGTTACCGCGCCGAGCTGGAGGCGTCCGACGACCCGCAGGACGGCGCGAGGCTGGACAACCTGAACGAACTCGTCAGCGTGGCGCGCGAGTTCAGCTCCGAGGCGTACAACAACGCGGTCGCGGCCCGCGAGGAGGGCCTCGTGCCCGAACTCGGCGAGGGTGAACCGGACCCGGGCTCGCTCGCGGCGTTCCTGGAGCGGGTCTCGCTGGTCGCCGATACCGACCAGATCCCGGACGAAGGGTCCGGCGTGGTCACGATGATGACGCTGCACACGGCCAAGGGCCTGGAGTTCCCGGTGGTCTTCGTGACCGGCTGGGAGGACGGGCAGTTCCCGCACATGCGCGCGTTGGGCGATCCCACCGAACTCGCCGAGGAGCGCCGCCTGGCGTACGTGGGCATCACGCGAGCCCGGCAACGGCTCTACCTGACCCGCGCGGTGGTTCGCTCCGGCTGGGGACAGCCGGTGTCCAACCCGGAGTCGCGCTTCCTCCAGGAGATCCCGGGCCATCTCATGGACTGGCGTCGACTGGAACCGGCCGGTTCCGCCGCCACCCGCGGCATCCGACGGCGCGGCGATGACGACGGGCTGGAACGCGACTGGACCCGGGGCGACGGATGGTCCGAGCGACCGGGCGTGCGTCCCGACCGCGGTCCGCGCCGCCCGGCGCCCGGCGGAGCGACCCGCAACAACACCAATCTGGTGCTGGCGGTCGGGGACCGGGTCAGCGACGACAAGTACGGCTTGGGCCGCGTGATCGCGGCGGAAGGCTTCGGTCCGCTGGCGACGGTGACGATCGACTTCGGTACGGCGGGCAAGATCCGGTTGATTCCGCAGTACAGCCGGACGTTGGTGAAGCTCTGA
- a CDS encoding DUF1731 domain-containing protein, with protein MARTTTYTQFLALPPELVWQVVGDPARWPEWNPAVASVRLHGPVDVGVTGDYLPRGRFVGTLHGRTAPPFSITALRPERELTIEQPEPAGRMRLTWRLTPVDGGTGLTQELSFSGPSAAVARTVVARFMEADLRVRFARLARLAGLTPEPDALTVVIAGGTGALGRHLAADLTCRGQRVTILTRRRDPGLPFDQVEWDGKSVGKWVAALRDTGPTAIVNLAGKLVDCRPTERNIAELRSSRVDPTSALVAAAATLPAPIDYWVQASTTAIWSDAGETRCTETTPLPDGLPQMTGVAEPWERAFAGANTAHHTILRTSIVLDQDAPALRRLCQLTKAGLGGRVGSGEQWFSWIHIEDWLAIVRAALGLDPSVTLPDGILVAATDFPVRNRELMRSLRQHLHRPPAPPTPGVVLKLGAVLLRSDAALGLTGRHATSAVLKPAGFQFRYPRLDDALNSLLPH; from the coding sequence ATGGCTCGTACAACGACGTACACCCAATTCCTGGCGCTGCCACCGGAACTCGTGTGGCAGGTGGTCGGTGATCCCGCCCGTTGGCCCGAATGGAACCCGGCCGTCGCCTCGGTACGGCTGCACGGTCCCGTCGATGTCGGAGTAACCGGCGACTACCTGCCGCGCGGACGCTTCGTCGGTACGCTGCACGGCCGGACAGCGCCGCCGTTCTCGATCACCGCGCTGCGTCCCGAACGCGAACTGACCATCGAGCAGCCCGAACCCGCGGGGCGGATGCGTTTGACGTGGCGGCTGACGCCTGTCGACGGCGGTACCGGCCTCACCCAGGAATTGTCCTTCTCCGGACCGTCGGCGGCCGTGGCGCGGACCGTCGTCGCCCGTTTCATGGAGGCCGATCTCCGCGTCCGCTTCGCCCGGCTGGCCCGGCTGGCCGGTCTCACGCCGGAACCGGACGCACTGACGGTCGTGATCGCGGGCGGCACCGGCGCGCTCGGCAGGCACCTCGCCGCCGACCTCACCTGCCGCGGCCAGCGGGTCACCATTCTGACCCGCCGCCGCGACCCGGGGCTGCCGTTCGATCAGGTCGAATGGGACGGAAAGTCGGTCGGGAAATGGGTCGCGGCACTGCGCGACACGGGGCCGACCGCAATCGTCAACTTGGCCGGCAAGCTGGTGGACTGCCGCCCCACCGAACGCAATATCGCCGAATTGCGCAGCAGCCGAGTCGATCCCACCAGCGCTTTGGTCGCGGCCGCCGCCACATTGCCCGCGCCCATCGACTACTGGGTGCAGGCCAGCACCACCGCGATCTGGTCGGACGCGGGCGAAACCCGTTGCACCGAAACGACTCCGCTTCCGGATGGTCTGCCACAGATGACCGGCGTAGCGGAACCATGGGAGCGCGCATTCGCCGGTGCGAACACCGCGCACCACACCATCCTCCGCACGTCGATCGTGCTCGACCAGGACGCGCCCGCGCTACGTAGACTCTGCCAGTTGACCAAGGCGGGCCTCGGAGGCCGAGTCGGATCGGGCGAGCAGTGGTTCAGCTGGATTCACATCGAAGACTGGTTGGCCATCGTCCGCGCGGCCCTCGGACTGGACCCCTCGGTCACCCTCCCGGACGGAATCCTGGTGGCCGCCACTGATTTCCCGGTGCGAAACCGAGAGCTGATGCGCTCACTCCGGCAGCACCTCCACCGCCCGCCCGCCCCGCCGACCCCCGGAGTCGTGCTGAAACTCGGGGCGGTGCTGTTGCGGTCGGATGCGGCGTTGGGACTGACAGGCAGGCACGCTACATCAGCTGTATTGAAACCGGCTGGCTTCCAATTCCGCTACCCGCGCTTGGACGACGCACTGAATTCTCTGCTCCCGCACTGA
- a CDS encoding M23 family metallopeptidase, translating to MNHRSTLSPGNRSRSGHRYRDDDEPFAHDEHGRRAFPSSNNRYAGAAGATGYAAAGTTGYATEGAHHDENTSAWSANTDWAEQDSWSDGGAWAANDSWSPDADEAWTPQADNGWTADSAWTAQPGAAWSEQSDNSWGAETNNGWSEGGDAWTEASEAEWSAEHSWSENNWSSENAWGEDEEPTEGSATPTVIPARDTSRRGGAHRMPAPPTALKGRAAVVAVAAGAVVAAGQAAMASPEQPSHTIDYEAAGQIHEIAAQSVSMADPNSSPDSPQVLNVSTPANLGQFNDILEKGRKYAEDLAAAEAAKLRPLFARFAAGNFTSGFGARWGVQHLGIDVAGPIGTPIYAVADGTVIEAGPAAGFGMWVRLLHDDGTVTIYGHIDTATVSQGERVMAGDQIATMGNRGFSTGPHVHFEVWLNGVDKVDPLPWLATRGIGLGPRRD from the coding sequence ATGAACCATCGCTCCACCCTCTCGCCCGGCAATCGCTCCCGGTCGGGACATCGTTATCGCGACGACGACGAACCCTTCGCCCACGACGAGCACGGCCGACGCGCGTTCCCGTCGTCCAACAACCGCTACGCCGGCGCCGCAGGCGCGACCGGATACGCCGCTGCCGGCACCACCGGTTACGCAACCGAAGGCGCGCACCACGACGAGAACACCTCCGCCTGGTCCGCCAATACCGATTGGGCCGAGCAGGATTCATGGTCCGACGGCGGCGCCTGGGCCGCCAACGACTCCTGGTCGCCGGACGCGGACGAGGCGTGGACGCCGCAAGCCGACAACGGATGGACCGCCGACAGCGCGTGGACCGCGCAGCCCGGCGCCGCCTGGTCCGAGCAGAGCGACAACTCCTGGGGCGCCGAGACGAACAACGGGTGGTCCGAGGGCGGTGACGCCTGGACCGAAGCTTCCGAGGCCGAGTGGTCCGCCGAGCACTCCTGGTCCGAGAACAACTGGTCTTCCGAGAACGCTTGGGGCGAAGACGAGGAGCCGACCGAAGGCTCCGCCACGCCGACCGTCATCCCGGCCAGAGACACGAGCAGACGCGGTGGCGCGCACCGGATGCCCGCGCCGCCCACCGCGCTCAAGGGCCGCGCCGCGGTCGTCGCCGTCGCCGCGGGCGCGGTCGTCGCCGCAGGCCAGGCCGCGATGGCCTCGCCCGAGCAGCCGTCGCACACCATCGACTACGAGGCCGCCGGACAGATCCACGAGATCGCCGCGCAGTCGGTCAGCATGGCCGACCCGAACTCCTCGCCCGACTCGCCGCAGGTGCTGAACGTCTCCACCCCGGCGAACCTCGGTCAGTTCAACGACATCCTGGAGAAGGGCCGCAAGTACGCGGAGGACCTCGCCGCCGCCGAGGCCGCGAAGCTGCGTCCCCTGTTCGCGCGTTTCGCCGCGGGCAACTTCACTTCCGGTTTCGGCGCCCGCTGGGGCGTTCAGCACCTCGGCATCGACGTCGCGGGCCCGATCGGCACCCCCATCTACGCGGTCGCCGACGGCACCGTCATCGAGGCGGGTCCGGCCGCGGGCTTCGGTATGTGGGTGCGGTTGCTGCACGACGACGGCACCGTCACCATCTACGGCCATATCGACACCGCCACGGTCTCCCAGGGCGAGCGCGTGATGGCGGGCGACCAGATCGCCACCATGGGCAACCGCGGCTTCTCCACCGGTCCGCACGTCCACTTCGAGGTCTGGCTCAACGGCGTCGACAAGGTCGACCCGCTGCCCTGGCTGGCCACCCGCGGCATCGGTCTCGGCCCCCGGCGCGACTGA